The following nucleotide sequence is from Glycine max cultivar Williams 82 chromosome 9, Glycine_max_v4.0, whole genome shotgun sequence.
ctccccttttttttgtaacctgggaagaaataaattttagcaTGGACCACAAaaacttattttccttctttgtttatatgatatccAAATCAGGAGAAACACTTCCTTcccattcttttattttctttgtaacCAAAAATAGAATAATTGCATAAATGTCGATAGATCACCCCTTGGCCCTTGATAGCCATGATCTAATTTAACTTCggtatgtattatttttattctataaataccTTGAAAACTTTtacttttgtgaaaaaaaacttcattCATACATCACATTTTATTATCTGGTTGTGCTCGTTCAAATTCTGTTCAGGTTCATGGATTTAATCGGGTGGGAAAAGTAGAAACTATgggcaaaggaaaaaaaatcatggttGTCAATTTGTCATCATTGTCTTTATGAGGTCATTGATTATTGATCAATAACTACTAAAGCTTCTcaacaacaactaaaaaaaaaactactaaacCATGACACAATTAACCAACACCAATTCAAATTTATCTACCGAACAATATGCGATAAGGCAATTTAGCTGCTGCTACCTTCCCAAGTCCCAACCAATATTCTCATAGCAAATTAAATCATATAATGTAAAGAACTCTTAACAACTGATATAGATCAATGTGTTTGTTTTATCTAtgcaattatataaaaaaaaatgtacgaaaaagaatatattaaataatgtaaACTGCTTCCTTATTATGTATGACCTTACCCACTAAAAAGTACTGGTgggtgattttttattttttttgttggttagAAAGTTAATTACTTTCAACAAAATCAATCTAAAAAGGCAAATCCAATCCACTGAGTAGTCAGAAGATTCCTTGTTGGTaaagaaactttattttattaactcatggaacgaaaaaaaaaaaacatcactgCAGTATAGCATTTATAACCATTGATTAAATaaccttatttttcttttcccccctcattgttttttttttctctcgtcgaattttaaataacaaaaacagagAAATACTAGCTCATTGGATTGAACGTGATTAAACATGATgataattgagagaaattgtgaATGGCCACCATCATTTACAGATCCCAACAATAATGCAACGCCGTGGATGTAATTGTCACATAATTGTGCATCCTTGTGGATTCTCTTCGCTGAAATATTGATCACAACGGTTCCCATAACAGGGTCTGCCTCCACTGTAACTATCGTAAACGGGCCTTGCATAGTAACCGTCGTAACAGAGCATGGGCCCACCGTACTCGTAGCCAGGCCCAACGGGCCTGCCTCCGTAGCACGGAGGAGGAGCATAGAGCATCCCAACTGGGACCGCCATCGGTGCCGCTATATGTGGCTGCACAGGTAACGGCGCGGGTGTTGGCTTATCCTTGGGCTTCTCGGGCCCGGGCTTAGGCTTCTCCCCACCGTCCTTCTTTTTTTCGGGCTCTTCCTTGGGCTTCTCGCCACCACCGTCCTTCTTTTTCTCGGGCTCGGTCTTGGGCTTTTCGGCTTTGGGAGGGTCTGCTTTAGGCTTCTCTGGGTCTTTCTTTTTCTCGGGCTCGGCCTTGGGTTTCTCGGCCTCCTTCTTCTCGGGCCCGGCGGGCTTGGGCTTGGGCGGTTCCAGTATCTCAATGCTTTTGATTGAGCCTCCACCTTTGTAGCAAAGCTTGTCTCTTATCTTCTCTGGGCTGCAACACACCACTGTGATGAACACAATGTTTTCCTTCTCATCGAACTTCTGGTCCCGAATTTCTCttgttcacaaaatttcaacACCCAAAAATTAACTCAATTTGATACCCTCTTAATTTTTAACTCCAAATAAATGCatgcaaattgaaaaaaaaaaaatcatttcacaaTTCTgattctaatatatataaaattacatgcatgaaaaaaaaaagcaaggggTGATGGCACTCACGAGGGTACTTGCCG
It contains:
- the LOC100819770 gene encoding pollen-specific leucine-rich repeat extensin-like protein 1, whose product is MAEKVTIMKLKVDLECEKCYKKVKKLLGKYPQIRDQKFDEKENIVFITVVCCSPEKIRDKLCYKGGGSIKSIEILEPPKPKPAGPEKKEAEKPKAEPEKKKDPEKPKADPPKAEKPKTEPEKKKDGGGEKPKEEPEKKKDGGEKPKPGPEKPKDKPTPAPLPVQPHIAAPMAVPVGMLYAPPPCYGGRPVGPGYEYGGPMLCYDGYYARPVYDSYSGGRPCYGNRCDQYFSEENPQGCTIM